The following proteins come from a genomic window of Microbacterium sp. JZ31:
- the katG gene encoding catalase/peroxidase HPI, whose amino-acid sequence MTESTTGSCPFGYDSPAGSPQPAAVDSEPALPGTGPSVQDVPGKRVHPTMGSANTEWWPNKLNLKILAKNPAVANPLGEDFDYTAAFNSLDLAAVKADLAAVMTESKDWWPADFGHYGPFMIRMAWHAAGTYRSHDGRGGGGAGQQRFAPLNSWPDNGNLDKARRLLWPVKKKYGQKISWADLMILAGNVALETMGFPTFGFAGGRPDVWEADDDVYWGPEKVWLDDERYTGDRELEAPLAAVQMGLIYVNPEGPNGNPDPLASARDIRETFRRMGMNDEETVALIAGGHTFGKTHGAHKDDLLGPDPEAAPLEEQGFGWKNGYGTGNGEDTVTSGLEVTWTYHPTRWDNEFFHILYAYEWELMESPAGAHQWRPKDGAGADMVPMSHSDAKREPRMLTSDLALRFDPSYDAISRRFKDDQAAFTDAFARAWFKLTHRDMGPKARYLGPEVPTEDLLWQDPLPAPSAATDEAAIAKAKQLIAESGLTVQQLVSTAWKAAATFRSSDKRGGANGGRIRLEPQVSWSVNKPEQLRPVIAHLETIAAESGLSFADVVVLAGGVGIEQAAKAAGVEVQVPFTPGRVDATQEQTDVEQFAWLEPVADGFRNYDSGYLKLPSEYLFLDRANHLGVSAPQATVLVGGLRVLGNNWDGSNLGVFTDKPGVLTNDYFVNLLELGIQWTPSEDRQTFTSNTGLEASRVDLVFGANSELRALAEVYASDDANEKFVKDFVAAWVKVMENDRFDLKK is encoded by the coding sequence ATGACCGAGAGCACCACCGGCTCCTGCCCCTTCGGGTACGACAGCCCCGCCGGCTCCCCCCAGCCGGCGGCCGTCGACAGCGAACCCGCCCTCCCCGGCACCGGACCGTCCGTCCAGGATGTCCCCGGCAAGCGCGTCCACCCCACGATGGGGTCGGCGAACACCGAGTGGTGGCCGAACAAGCTGAACCTGAAGATCCTCGCGAAGAACCCCGCGGTCGCGAACCCGCTGGGTGAGGACTTCGACTACACCGCCGCGTTCAACAGCCTCGACCTCGCCGCGGTGAAGGCCGACCTGGCGGCCGTGATGACCGAGTCGAAGGACTGGTGGCCGGCGGACTTCGGTCACTACGGGCCTTTCATGATCCGCATGGCGTGGCACGCGGCGGGCACGTACCGCTCGCACGACGGTCGCGGCGGCGGCGGCGCCGGCCAGCAGCGCTTCGCCCCGCTGAACTCGTGGCCCGACAACGGCAACCTCGACAAGGCGCGTCGCCTGCTGTGGCCCGTCAAGAAGAAGTACGGCCAGAAGATCTCCTGGGCCGACCTCATGATCCTCGCCGGCAACGTCGCGCTCGAGACCATGGGCTTCCCGACCTTCGGCTTCGCCGGCGGCCGCCCCGACGTGTGGGAGGCCGACGACGACGTGTACTGGGGCCCCGAGAAGGTCTGGCTGGACGACGAGCGATACACGGGTGACCGCGAGCTCGAGGCGCCCCTCGCGGCAGTGCAGATGGGTCTGATCTACGTCAACCCCGAGGGCCCGAACGGCAACCCCGACCCGCTCGCCTCGGCGCGCGACATCCGCGAGACGTTCCGCCGCATGGGCATGAACGACGAGGAGACCGTCGCCCTGATCGCCGGCGGCCACACGTTCGGCAAGACGCACGGCGCGCACAAGGACGACCTGCTCGGCCCCGACCCCGAGGCCGCTCCGCTCGAGGAGCAGGGCTTCGGCTGGAAGAACGGCTACGGCACGGGCAACGGCGAGGACACCGTCACGTCGGGCCTCGAGGTCACGTGGACCTACCACCCGACCCGCTGGGACAACGAGTTCTTCCACATCCTGTACGCGTACGAGTGGGAGCTCATGGAGTCGCCCGCCGGTGCGCACCAGTGGCGGCCGAAGGACGGCGCGGGCGCCGACATGGTGCCGATGTCGCACTCCGACGCCAAGCGCGAGCCGCGCATGCTCACGAGCGACCTCGCCCTGCGCTTCGACCCGTCGTACGACGCGATCTCGCGCCGCTTCAAGGACGACCAGGCCGCGTTCACCGACGCGTTCGCCCGCGCGTGGTTCAAGCTCACCCACCGCGACATGGGTCCCAAGGCGCGCTACCTCGGCCCCGAGGTCCCGACCGAGGACCTCCTCTGGCAGGACCCGCTGCCCGCGCCGAGCGCCGCGACCGACGAGGCCGCGATCGCCAAGGCGAAGCAGCTCATCGCCGAGTCCGGTCTGACGGTGCAGCAGCTCGTGTCGACCGCGTGGAAGGCGGCGGCGACGTTCCGCTCGTCCGACAAGCGCGGCGGGGCGAACGGCGGCCGCATCCGCCTGGAGCCCCAGGTCAGCTGGAGCGTCAACAAGCCCGAGCAGCTGCGACCCGTGATCGCCCACCTCGAGACGATCGCGGCCGAGTCGGGCCTGTCCTTCGCCGACGTCGTGGTGCTCGCCGGCGGCGTGGGCATCGAGCAGGCCGCCAAGGCCGCGGGCGTCGAGGTCCAGGTGCCCTTCACGCCGGGCCGCGTCGACGCGACGCAGGAGCAGACCGACGTCGAGCAGTTCGCCTGGCTCGAGCCGGTCGCCGACGGCTTCCGCAACTACGACAGCGGCTACCTGAAGCTGCCGAGCGAGTACCTGTTCCTCGACCGCGCGAACCACCTCGGCGTCTCGGCGCCGCAGGCGACCGTGCTCGTCGGCGGCCTGCGCGTGCTCGGCAACAACTGGGACGGCTCGAACCTCGGCGTCTTCACCGACAAGCCGGGCGTGCTCACGAACGACTACTTCGTGAACCTTCTCGAGCTCGGCATTCAGTGGACGCCGTCCGAGGACCGCCAGACCTTCACGTCGAACACGGGCCTGGAGGCCTCGCGCGTCGACCTGGTCTTCGGCGCGAACAGCGAGCTGCGCGCGC